ttcgatTTAGTTAATACCCAAATCGAATTAATCATTTGGAACCCATACAAAAGATAATATAAAGTGGTAGCTTTATTTCAAAGTTATtggaatttgattttatatagccTCGTCATTTGGCATGTATTAAGGTTCATGCATTTTAAGGACTTTGTCTTTCATTATCTTCCAGTTGTTatagaaaatggttaaattattgGTGAGCCCCATATTAGTCCCACTTTTTTGGGGTTTCACTTAGCAtagttaatttttgaaatattttcaattaaggtCTGTTTGATTAgccattaaagaaaattatagtatttgataattaaaaataaaaagtatttgcaagatttttcaataaaagtattaaaaataacaaggagataagatctatttaTCACTTACTAAACAACAccttagttaatttttctaagggataaatatcaaaatcatatatgaactttgatttaatgtgtaatttgatacataaactttgattacagtgcaaatgtgtacatgaaactttgattttaactcaattgtacatgtttaaagaaataaagacattattttgttattttatattggGTAAGTATAACTGTTCAAGTATGCAATATGCATATGTGATAACGGGTTAGCTATTTGTGaaaatcgaatcaaatcaacgTTTAGTGTATAAAATTACAATGTACAACATTACATATTAGCccaaaattcatgtatagttttgaacTTTATCCcttttagtaataattttaaaagataatatttattaagttcaaatttcaaatacatataaatattattttttactatttacataaattatttggaatataatatatttgtaatattttaaacatattacaTGCATAATTTTTgcaagaaaaatattaaaatttagatggtatcaaaataattttatatataaaagatgtttttataagaatttactttttaaaatacgTTGTTATACCTTACTGTTGCatgttattatattgtttttttatttatgttagagattttaattttcaattttaattatgatttaatacatgaggtttaaatttgattattatttaaaatattattatttttataaaatatatatattttaaaaatagacttactttaaatataattaaaaaatattttgaaatttaaagaattaacaTATAAGTCGAAATTCCTATATATGCTCTCGCAtcttcttttatattatatataaattgaaattcattcTCCTATTTTATATGATCATAATTTAACCTTTGATGTTCTGTTTTTTAGTGTTATACCATAGCAAAGATAGGGGGACCAACGTCCAAcgaggaggaagaagaaaaggaaaggttgGTTCACACGTGTAAGAGGATGGGGACAATTGCATGGAAAAAGTATGTACTGCGTTGTCAGTATAACACTGACGCTATGTAATTGTTCTCAACACATAAATCAAGAAAACATGCCCGACACGATTGAAGTTCCTTTGTCCATTTGATTTGACCCACAACTGTGTCTTTCACCCTTTTCCAAATTTCTTGTCCTTTTCTCTATcctcattcttcttcttctttttttttttaaataaattttataattttttacatttaactTTTTACcttttagaaataataagaTCATAAGatacaaaatacaaatataatgtaaaaaataattaaaatatgttgtgatgccaaaaatatatatggatATGTGAATTCAACcaaagatgaaaaatttattttacgcgcataatttcgagttaaatataaaattttttgagacaaataattttttataattttgggtTGCAATTTTTAGATAAATCATTTGATTAGTTCGTTTAAAAGAGATTTGATTCAAGAGtcttttgaatttgatattggATGGATGTGAATCGTTTTAAGGGTTTTTAAAAGTTAATCTTAAAATTCGGTTTAGAAGATgcttgctttaatttttttatttaatttggatttaatgGTCTTTGAGAATTGCTCTTGAATCGATAAAGTCTGCTTCAAAGTTATCGAAACTTGATATTGAAATCATGTTTAGAGACAGTTTGGATCCAAGGGTCTTCCGAGACTTGATTTTGAATAGTAAACTTTATCTCATTTTTGTTGACACATTTGGTTTGATCCAAAGGTTTCTTAGACTTGATATCGAATGGATGGTTTTACTTAGACTTCCAAACTTGATCTTAAAAATGGTTTagcctctttctttttttttttttgatttaataagaTTGGAGagtaaattttcttcaaaactGATCTGAGCAaagttattcaaatttgatctaacattattttgtattttttcgtgttttctaatttgttcaAAGATTTCAAAGAATTGAAAAGAGCTTATAGTTTTCAAAATCTTCTCTTCGTGTTTAGATCCTTAAACTTGTGATGTTGTGAGCTTTTGAAGTTGTGTTAAATGATTTGGAGGTGATCTCGTTTTATAGTAACAAATAATCAAGTGAACGAGAGATGGTACAAtgtaatctttttattttagtgaTCTACAATGACTAAACTATTTTGTTTAGAGATAAAATAATCATCAATGAATATGGTTTCTATATAATGGAGttctaaaataacttaatttattgtatttccacttaatttaatttgattcaattatagATAAACGATAATGGTACATCATGAATTCTGATTGgtccaatttttttcttctataaATGCCCCTTCAAGACTTAATTGTGTACACGACTTTTGTTGAGTGTAAAATTTTTTATCGATTCTTGAAGTTTGATTTGCTTCTAATGCCGAAATTCATCTTTGAAACTGTTATGACCAACTTTAGAAGCTTCAAATGATGCCattaagaattttctttcttcatttgGACTAAACTTGGCGATGAAATCATGTTACCTACATACTCTTATATTTTGAAGGATTAAGTCATAAAGTAGTTCAAAATCCCTTTCGATGTGTAGTTTAATCTCTTGTTCGGAAGCATTGTTTCTTGGATGAACCGTTAAGTTCATGCTTAGAAACATAGCAATTTAAGCTCATACTTAGAAGCATCATGTTTTCGATAAATAGTTTAAGCTTGTGCTTATAAGGATCAACATTTTTTGATGAACAGTTTAAGCTCGTATTTAGGAATATCATCATCTTTTTGGAAGAATTTATACTCATGTTTAGGAGCAACGTGACAATTTAAATTCAAGCATGAGAGCATTGCTTTTCATTGGCCTCATTGACATGTGAATGTCAATACAcaaatgtaatataaatttGAGCCTTTGTATAACATCAACACTATTCATATTTTCCCCAGCCCACCCCGAAATATGGACTTTAAAATTTACCCATATATATCAATAGGTTTGGCCGAACCCTATTTAGCTTTGTCCATTtcatgttttttaaataatattttttatatttggtaattttatacatatataatatcattttattaaaaaatttaaaaatagataatttaacatgatttttaatatttatattacaaatctatatattttacttttcttaagatataaaataagtaacatatataaaaaattcaatataaaatttttaaaaaaatggttcaaGTAGTGTTTTCTAGAGGTGATAATAGGCCGGGCGGAGCTTCGGCCTagaaaacgggcctaaaattttgtccaagcccggcccgaaagaaaattgctaagcctgagcccggcccggcccgacccatattaattttttttagcttatttcatcaaataaaaattattaaaacaaatattaacaaaaacaaataaaaaatgagactaaaacaattcttaaaacaatacacaaattaaaaatataataaaaagtagttatattaaaattgaaacaaattagaactaaaataatagccaaattaataataaaacaaaagtatatttgattaaaaataaaaaaaatatttaatatataatttgggcAGGGTCGGGCCTGGCCCGagccaaaaaagttttacccgaggcccggcccaatttctaaatgggcctcttttttgcccaaacccatattttgggcctataatTCAAATGGTTTAATTCTAGATTTCATCTCTTTActttaagaaaatcaagaaatcagtctattcactttaaattgttagaatttgatcctcatatttttataaaaaccgtgaagttaatttaattaggtaacATTATTAAACCTTGCTGTAAAATTGATGActtgaaataaacaaatcaaCATTTTATTTACTAGGAAGTGGAAAAAATAagtaattcaacaatttatatacAGCAAATTAGCAAAAATCAACAGTTTAGTCCATGCATTTACTAACAATTGGACTGATTTATCAGTTTTGTAAAATATAAGGACCTAATtatgacaaattaaatattgagactaaatttttaatattggtatagtaaaaggataaaattcacaattagaCCAATTGAAATTCGCATCCCAAGAAGTCCATTGCCTGTCGCGCGAACACAGTACCACCATTTGGCGCGAAAATTGAAGTGAGTGTAAAAATCCCCAAATAGTAAccttttagggtttatttttacttttctcaCCTCCTTCGATTTCACAATCGACAATCGTTTTGACAATGTCGAGTATCATCAGCAGTCAGATGGAAGAAATCAAAATTCTCATATCATCTAATTCAAAAACAGACCAATCGTTAGGTTATTCAACTCTTTTACACTTCCAAGAACAGTCCTGTGACAGTCCTCCTTCAATCCAAGCCCTAATTCAAAGTTCTCGATGTCTTATTAATTCAATCGTCTCCGATATCCACaatgaagatgaagaaatgTAAAACTTAATCACAgtcctcccccccccccccaaattgaactttaaaaataataatattatactattttttacaTTGATTGCAGAGCTGCTCAAGCTTTGAAGTGCTTGGGATTTATGATCTATCACCCTTCTCTCGTTGCTACAATTCctggtaattatttttatttttaaatatttttgaagttttagtttattgttgatttatttggttccttttgtttttgatgCTGTTACTGTTATAGCTGGAGATGGTAAACGAGTTTTAGAGTCATTGGCTAAACTCATCACGTTTACAAAAATGAAGGTAAATGATTTATCATTAGAACAATGGTATTGGTATTTGGTAGGGTtccaaattttttgttttattaaactCTTTTGTCACTTTTTTTAAGTAACTTTTTAGTTATTTATCTCTTAATTTCAGTCAGTTTGCAATTTAGGCGTGTGGTGTATATCGATGCAACAATTCGATGCGACACTTTTAGCTGCCTGCTTTGATACATTGTTGCAGGCGGTTGTTCATGCCCTTGACAATCCTATTGGTTCATTGTCAACAACGTTCGAGGCCATGCAGGTATTGTTATTTCTTTGGTGGTTTGATGATTCATCAAGGCGGGTTTTTCGTATTACATTGATTTATTATCAGAGTTACTCAAGagatttacttatttattattttggtaacaTCCTGGATTTGTAGGTAAATTGTCCTTCATAGAATGTATCAGAACGATCTATGATATCTGTTGTGGGAAACAGCATGGCATTAATGATACTTTAGTTCAAACTTGAAAGCATGATGGGTAATTTTTGGTCTACTTTAACTGAGTTTGTCGTATGTACTAACTCGTCAATGTTACCTGTATTAGGCTGTGGCAAAGCTAGTGGCCCAAATGAGTGAAATGATGCGAGAATCATCGCACTTATGGGCTCCTCCTATATATAGAAGACTTCTCAGCATTGATAAGAGAGAGCGGGATATGTCTGAGAGGTGTCTTTTGAAAATTAGGTCTACAATACTTCCTCCTCCAATAAGTCTTTCCAAGGTACATCTAACTGGTATTGTGTTCTACTGGTCTTGGCATTTTTActgtactttttttttcttctaatgtTGCCCTATTTATTCAAAGAGTGCATATGACAAGCTTTACATAGtgacatgaaaatttttacCCATATCTTGGTATTTTCCCCCCTTATGCTTTATTGACAGAGGTTAACAGCTTTTGTGCTTTTGCCCTTTAGACCAATTTTTTGCATTGTATTCTTTACTATGGTCCATTAACTATTTTCTGAAGTGAATATGTGGAGTGGGCTTTTATGATAAAAGCTGCATTTTAGTTTGCACTTGAACTGCATTTTACAAGAgtaaacacaaattttaattcattccaTATTTACGAAAACATTGATGTTAGGCTTCAAATTCGTTTAATTTAAAGAAACTGACAACATGTTTAGGTCAAATATCATCAGTTCACTTTCCTGCAGTTTCAAGATATAATATCATAAAACTTATTTCAAGGTATTTTGCAACATTGCAtgattattattctattatgtTAGATCACTGTGCTTCATCTTTCTCAAGCAGGCTATTATTGAAGACATGAGGGAAAAATTGCTGACAGGGATGAAGGACTGGTCAGACAAGGGTATGAAGGTTCAAACTGTCCAGGCGTGGGGGTGGTTCATCTGCTTCCTAGGATCTGGTGCCTTGAAGAACAGACATCTGGTGAATGATATGTTGAAAGTTCTTGAGCAAACATTTTCAGATCACAACCCACAAGTCCAGATTGCTTCTCTGGTATTACTGATAAAAGTttactttaaaatgttttctttgaaaggctaataatattttatcagtAAATTGCGGAGTACAGAAGCAGGACAAGAAACACTATTCAGCTACgtgacttatgacatatttaaaCTATCCTGTCTATTTGACAATCTTTTTCAGAACGCCTTATAACTCAAATATGAATGTGTTCCTTCTCTTGATTTGTTGGTTCACAATTCACTTGTGATTGCATGATATAGACAGATTCCCCCTTTTGACTCTTTGGTCTTAAGAATACTGGTTTTAAGAATGAGTGATTGCCCTTCTTTTATTCTTTGTGGGTGCTTAATATGAGAAATCTTGGACTGAATTCTTCTAGAGATCAGGAAGGTCTAACTCTAGGGTTGAACAACTAAACAATACATGTGCAGATAATTGTTCAGCCCAATTCCTATATGCTGGCTCTTTTGTGACTGGGCCAATTCGAAGTTTTAAgatgttcaaagtttgaaggggattgaattgtataatattaatgtgcGATGTGTCCTTAAGCATGATTTGGGGTAATTCAGGATCAAGCAACTGTGTTTATTGCCTTTTTACTGATggctttaaaaataaattctttttggaaGTATTTGTGGCTTGTTGAACATCATTGCAATGATTGTGTCTTAATTTTGCAGGTTGCTTGGCAAGGTCTTATTGATGCCCTGGTTCATCCTCAAATACTGTCTTGCAAGAAGAATGGAATTCAACAGTTGCAAACGTCACCAGGAAAAAGTAGTGAATTGGTGTTAAATGGATTTTCAAAAAGCTTAAAGCTCGCTATGGCACCTCTAATAGGAATCATTTCAAGTAAATGTGACGTTTCTGTTCTCTTGTCCTGCCTAAACACATGGTGTTATCTTCTACATAAACTTGATACCTTCATCAACTCTCCGTCAGTAATTAACGTGGTACTGGATCCTATGTTTCAAGCAATTTTTAAGATAGGACCTGATAGTAAAAGTATTCGGTTATGGAATTTGTGCCTTGATTTGCTTGAAGATTCTATATCAACAAAGTGTTCAGATTTGAACTCTGATCCAAAGGACCAGGTAAACCTTCATCTTTCTGCTAGAACCTTCATTTCTGGGTCGGGCAGGTATTCATGGAATCAATATCCTATTAAATGGTTGCCTTGGGATCTTAGTCAGTTGGATTTCTACTTAAAGATGATTAGTATTATCATTACTCATGTGGCAACAGCAACAGCTGCCCCTGAAAGTAAAAAATCAGTGTGTGATGCAGCTGTCAGGATATTTAGATCTGTTTTAAAGGGTGTGCAAATGGAGTTTAGAAATCCATCAAATAATTATGATAACATAATGTTCTGTTTGAACACAATATTAAGTTTCATGAAGAAATTAGGCGAAGATGCTAGTTCAGATGGTGGTGGTGACTTATTTAATACTTCCCTTTATTTAATAGAGGCCGCTGTGGAGGAGTTAGAACCGTCTATTATGGAATCCCCTCTTTACAAGGTGGCTTTAGACATCAGTTATGTTGGCAGTCTGGATTCAgttaaacattcaaaaatacCGCATCGATGTTCTTTTATGGATATGTTTTCACCTATGGTCTATCTAACTGTACTCTACCTTGGTTTGGTGGTTCAATTAACTATAAATACACCTGAGATGGAATTGATTTTACAGAGGCTTcaaagattttataaatttgtactGTCTTCTGATGATCCCCTGGAAAGTTTTCTTGCTTCTGTTGGTTTTTTGTATGCGCACAAGGGTTTTAAGTACATGGAGATATGGATGGTGATGGTGACATGTCTGAATGGCTATATTGATGGTATGAAGGATCTCTCTCTATTCAGAACAGATTCTGACAATTCGTTTTATAGGGCCATATGCCATCTCTTATCATATCCATTCATTTTGTTCTCTTGTGCTAAGAAAGATATAACCCTGTCAAAAGCTAGCAATTCCCTGAAAGAATCTTTTGTTTTATCAGAGAGAAAACTTGAACAGGTTATTGAGGTTTGGAAGTCCTTATTTGGTTCTGTTTGTGTTGCATGCTTGAAGTCTTCTGCTACAAACACTCTCAGTCATGATCTGTGTGCaatgttaaattcatgtttcgATGAAAACAGTAGCATGTTTCAGTATAATAGTGAGCTTGGTTACAAGGATCTGGAGCTTGCTTGCCTTTCTTTCTCTGGCAAGGTTTTGGTATGTATTTTGGAACAGAAACTGACTTCAGATACGATCGGCAGAGAATGTGTTGGCGTCTGCAATGGATCCAGTGGCATTAATAATATTTTCGAATTTGCTTCCAGGTAAATTAGAACATTTAAAACTGTTGATGTTCCTAAAGCCTTCATTAACCTGCACTAACTTCACATTCTAACTTCTTTTGTAGTTGAATTTCTCAGCAATTTTGCTGGATCTTCAGATAGCTCTTTTGGGAGATTTTGTCTCATGTTTTCCATCCCgattttccttttcaaattaAAGAGTGCATCATTTTTATGGATGAAATGTTCAAATCTGGAGTGGCTACACTAGAATAATCCAACCAGACTATGATCTACAATAGAATTTAGCCAAgtattttatccaatttttgtGACAAAAAATCAGAATTGTGCTTGTTGCTTATTCTATTATCAACGATGCGCATTTTTTCCCCCTAAACTATTACTGACTAGGGTGCTTTCCCTCGTTGCTTAATATGTTGCAGAGTCATGAAATTCATGTACATAAACATGGGAAGGGAACCAGCTTCTGGTCTTGTGAGTTCAAGGTAGATCATTCCTCTTGCCTATTCTTCTTatcgaaattttcttttataaatattttacatgtttatATTTCTCTTATGGGAGTGGGTTTTTCAGGGTATTCTCTACGTTGACACGCTTCATTAGTTGCCTTCACTCAAAGCAagatattctttcatttttcgagGTTTGTATTTTTGCTTTATGTTTATCATTTGACCTCTAGCATGCTGAGGAAAAACTTCTTTTATGCTctcaatattttgataaattataaagacCCAACATAATGCACAAACACATTACTTAAATCGATGTAAGCCTTTTAATTCTGAAGTTGAGCAggtattattttcattttcttttaacaaattcTGATGGAACACATGAATGAGAGAAGTACGTACGCTTTGAGTATATTGCTTTgccgtttcatttttctttgagtaTTAGTGTTTGACACTCATGCTTGACACATATTTGGACATGGAGATAAGAATATGATCCTCCAAGGGTCCTCGAAATTCATGGAAAGCTTAGAACAATGAACATGCTCGTGTTAGACATATACTCATATTTGACACTTGCCCAAATCTGAGCAACATAATGGTTCAGAATGAAAAATGATGGTTTGAAGTCCTAGTTTAACAATGAACATATTGCTTTTCCTGGCTCTCTTCCCCTCCTCAGCATgacttctatttcttgaactGTTTTATCTCATGGAATTGGCATTTAGTTGTTTTAATATTGGCTGATACTTATACTGCAGATAATATCCGGTCTGCTGCTTCAATGGTTATCACATCTAGAGATAAAGGATGAAAATGCCAAAGATCAACTCGGAATCCTATTGGCTGAGAGCCTCAATTGTTTACAGAGGAGTCAGCCACCGCTAACTTTCGATTCTTCTTTCCTCAAACTTCAAGCATCCCTCCTCGAGAAAACTCTGGATCATCCGAATACCTCCGTTTCTGATCCGACCATAATCTTTTGGAACTCCACATATGGCAAGCAAATCAGCTTGGATTACCCCCAAAATCTACTTCATGTTCTACACAAGTTGTCAAGAAATGGAAGAATAAGCCTCTACAATCGAAGCAAATCATTTTTGGCAAGATGCTCCACGCTAGAAAATGACACCGTCATCACCCCACGGTATTGCAAGATCACCCCAACACAGAAGAGCTCTAAAAGAGTCGAGTTAACAGAGGAGGGTATGATTCCCGGATCTAACCAAAACAATAAGCCACCATCGAATTCAAAACGAAAGAGAGTGGAACTAACGGAGCATCAAAAGGAAGTAAGACGAGCGCAGCAAGGAAGGGAGAGGGACTGCAATGGACACGGTCCTGGGGTCCGAACTTATACAAGTCTCGACTTTTCGCAGGGAAACCAAGAGTTGCAAGACAGTCAGGACATTCGAGATTCGGAAGCCATGTTGGAGATGTTGAGAAGAGACAATTAGCTAGAGCAGCGGGTGCTGTTGCGAAACTGATTGTAAAGGAGGGGAAATCGGCCACATTAAAATTACCTTCTGGGGAGGTCCGTTTGGATGACTGTTTTCTATTAAGTGATGTTGTATGATAGTTTCACATATTAATTCCCTACTCggtatatgtaaatattaatataaaataatatattttaatatatattatttttgaatagtgATATGAGTTTTTTGGGCAGGTTAAGCTTGAACCTAGGCTTAATTTTTCTAGAATCGGGTTTCAGCCCGACTCATGGAGATCTCTAGTCGGATAGATCGGAGgttaattttttgattaatgattaaattatcgattcaataataattaaataaaaatagataaaaactattaaaaattgataatcAGTTGAACAATCAATTCAAATTATATACTCGAATTATCGATTTTCGATTCAATATATCTAATCAAACCTCCTAGTTATGTAGGATCCAATGTGATGATTGacccaaaagaatattattataatataaaatcataaaccGCAACTTCATCATCTTTTATACTCCACCAGACCACCGTATCACTGCCCACTTCGTAAGTTTAatcatttttagaattaaaaaaagaaaggaaaaaaaaccctCCTTCCCCCAATTCGGTCGCctaggttttaaatttttttgttcttttcgtttccaatttttttttctcatttctgcATATAACGTTCGTCGATTGTACCCTTTCGCAATTTCTCCGATTTTTTTGACGATTTTTTTACGAAAAAGATTCTCCCAGatgagattttattgaaagtataCGACATTTTCTTGTCACAagaaactagttttttttttttaaatactcgAAGTCAGATTTCTCttgttaattttcaattttattagtcAGTCCGATTGGTCTGATCTGGTCATGGATTCGCGAGATTCATCATCGTCGTCGGTTCCGAATCGAGATGGCACCGCAGGCGATGACGACGGAGTCCTCTCCGTCACTGCTGCACTCGCTAAAGATGCCGCTCTTTACTTCCAGTCTAGAAAGTTCGCCGAGTGTGTTGATGTCTTGACTCAGCTTAAGACGAAGAAAGAAGGTGATCCCAAGGTGagttaatttcaaatttgattcgTTAGTGGATGCGATTGCCTCCATTCATTCCTAGCTCTTTTCtgtttcgtttatttatttattttaagttggAATTTGAAGTTTGTTTTCTAGTGTTTTGTTCTGTATTTTCTGGCTCACTACTACTTGATTATCAGCTGTTTTGATTGTGTAATTCCATAAAACGATTAACTTAATAATCCAATGTTGACTC
The nucleotide sequence above comes from Gossypium raimondii isolate GPD5lz chromosome 13, ASM2569854v1, whole genome shotgun sequence. Encoded proteins:
- the LOC105782940 gene encoding uncharacterized protein LOC105782940 → MSSIISSQMEEIKILISSNSKTDQSLGYSTLLHFQEQSCDSPPSIQALIQSSRCLINSIVSDIHNEDEEIAAQALKCLGFMIYHPSLVATIPAGDGKRVLESLAKLITFTKMKSVCNLGVWCISMQQFDATLLAACFDTLLQAVVHALDNPIGSLSTTFEAMQAVAKLVAQMSEMMRESSHLWAPPIYRRLLSIDKRERDMSERCLLKIRSTILPPPISLSKAIIEDMREKLLTGMKDWSDKGMKVQTVQAWGWFICFLGSGALKNRHLVNDMLKVLEQTFSDHNPQVQIASLVAWQGLIDALVHPQILSCKKNGIQQLQTSPGKSSELVLNGFSKSLKLAMAPLIGIISSKCDVSVLLSCLNTWCYLLHKLDTFINSPSVINVVLDPMFQAIFKIGPDSKSIRLWNLCLDLLEDSISTKCSDLNSDPKDQVNLHLSARTFISGSGRYSWNQYPIKWLPWDLSQLDFYLKMISIIITHVATATAAPESKKSVCDAAVRIFRSVLKGVQMEFRNPSNNYDNIMFCLNTILSFMKKLGEDASSDGGGDLFNTSLYLIEAAVEELEPSIMESPLYKVALDISYVGSLDSVKHSKIPHRCSFMDMFSPMVYLTVLYLGLVVQLTINTPEMELILQRLQRFYKFVLSSDDPLESFLASVGFLYAHKGFKYMEIWMVMVTCLNGYIDGMKDLSLFRTDSDNSFYRAICHLLSYPFILFSCAKKDITLSKASNSLKESFVLSERKLEQVIEVWKSLFGSVCVACLKSSATNTLSHDLCAMLNSCFDENSSMFQYNSELGYKDLELACLSFSGKVLVCILEQKLTSDTIGRECVGVCNGSSGINNIFEFASRVMKFMYINMGREPASGLVSSRVFSTLTRFISCLHSKQDILSFFEIISGLLLQWLSHLEIKDENAKDQLGILLAESLNCLQRSQPPLTFDSSFLKLQASLLEKTLDHPNTSVSDPTIIFWNSTYGKQISLDYPQNLLHVLHKLSRNGRISLYNRSKSFLARCSTLENDTVITPRYCKITPTQKSSKRVELTEEGMIPGSNQNNKPPSNSKRKRVELTEHQKEVRRAQQGRERDCNGHGPGVRTYTSLDFSQGNQELQDSQDIRDSEAMLEMLRRDN